In Nocardia sp. NBC_01327, the genomic stretch GCCAATGAAATGGCCGCCTCACAGGAAGGGGCGAAGATACCGCCGGGACCCTGTAGCGGAACTATGTTCAGGATCTCGATACAGTTTTCGGGGCTGCCGCGGAACGAGGTCATCGGATACCCTTCCCCTCGTTCGAGCAATTTGATGGGCGGGCTTATGGCGACAATTCTAGGTGGAATATCCACGTTGCACGGAGCGCTGCGGGCGGCGGAGCGCAGTTGGCTTCGTCACCTCGACGCCGCACTGTGTGCCAGGCGGCTGACCGCCGATCAATGGTGCATGCTGACGAACCTCTCCTGCGGTACCGGTATCACCATGAGTGAACTGGCCGTGCGCACGCAACTTCCACCGTCCTCCGCCACCCGGCACGCCGACCACCTGGCCGAGCGCGGTCTCATCTTCCGGGTCGCCGCCGCCGATGACCGCCGCCGCATCCTCATCGGGCTGAGCCGGCGCGGGGCCGAACTGGTGGACGAGGTGCGCATCGAGGAGATGCGCGCCGAGGCCGAGCTGCGCCGCCACTTCGGCGGGGACGACTACGTGGAGCTGTTGCGGCTGCTGGAGCGCGTCTCGGATCTTCCGCTGTCGCATTGATTCCGGGGCCGTACGCGGATTCCGGGGCCACACGCGCGGGCGGGCGGATAGGCCGACCGTCGGCGAAAACTGAACTGTGAATGCTTAGGATCGCAGTCATGCCAGTTGCCGAGACCACCGCGACCGCCGCCGGACTGTGCGAATTCATCGACGCCTCTCCGTCGCCGTTTCATGTATGCCGCACCGTCGCCGCCGAACTCGACGATCACGGCTTCACCCGGCTCTCGGAATCCGCGCCCTGGCCCTCGAGTAGCGCGGGGCGCTACTACGTGGTGCGCAGCGGTTCGCTGGTCGCCTGGTCCGATGGCGGCCCGGGCGCGCCCACCGGATTCCGCACCGGGCAGGCCACCCCGTTCCGCGTGGTCGGCGCGCATACCGACAGCCCGAATCTGCGGGTCAAACAGCATCCGGATACCGCGGTGGCGGGCTGGCAGATGGTCGGCCTCGAACCCTACGGCGGGGCCTGGCTCAATTCCTGGCTGGACCGCGATCTCGGGATCTCCGGGCGATTGTCGATTCGCGACGGAAATGTGGTGCGGGAGCGCCTGATTCGCATCGACGAGCCGATTCTGCGGGTGCCGCAGCTGGCCATCCACCTGTCCGAGGACCGGCGCGGGGTCACCCTGGACCCGCAGCGGCATGTGAACGCGGTGTGGGGGATCGGCGGGGAGCCGCGCTCGTTCCTGGCCTTCATCGCCGAACGCTCCGGCATCGAACCCGGTGCGGTGCTGGGCTGGGAGCTCATGACCCATGATCTGGTGCCGTCCAAGCTCATCGGCCGCG encodes the following:
- a CDS encoding MarR family winged helix-turn-helix transcriptional regulator gives rise to the protein MATILGGISTLHGALRAAERSWLRHLDAALCARRLTADQWCMLTNLSCGTGITMSELAVRTQLPPSSATRHADHLAERGLIFRVAAADDRRRILIGLSRRGAELVDEVRIEEMRAEAELRRHFGGDDYVELLRLLERVSDLPLSH
- a CDS encoding M18 family aminopeptidase, whose product is MPVAETTATAAGLCEFIDASPSPFHVCRTVAAELDDHGFTRLSESAPWPSSSAGRYYVVRSGSLVAWSDGGPGAPTGFRTGQATPFRVVGAHTDSPNLRVKQHPDTAVAGWQMVGLEPYGGAWLNSWLDRDLGISGRLSIRDGNVVRERLIRIDEPILRVPQLAIHLSEDRRGVTLDPQRHVNAVWGIGGEPRSFLAFIAERSGIEPGAVLGWELMTHDLVPSKLIGRDLDLISAPRLDNQGTCYAGLRAFLAAVAEPGAAVPVLAMFDHEEVGSQSDRGAQSGLLPTVLERIVLTRGGGRAEYLAAIAGSVCASGDMAHATHPNYPDRHEPMHRIEVGGGPVLKVNQNLRYATDAAGAGAFALACAQAGVPLQRYVHRADLPCGSTIGPMTAAATGMPTVDVGAAQLAMHSAREMMGAADVPAYAAALAAFLTPDEAR